Proteins co-encoded in one uncultured Draconibacterium sp. genomic window:
- the ppdK gene encoding pyruvate, phosphate dikinase, with protein MTKHVYTFGAGQAEGKADMKNLLGGKGANLAEMNLIGVPVPPGFTITTEVCTMYNEKGQQATFDLIKPEVEAAVALVEKLTETEFGSKENPCLVSVRSGARASMPGMMDTVLNLGMNEDAVVGIAKKSGNERFAWDSYRRFVQMYGDVVMDMKPASKEEHDPFEEIIDQLKEEKGIALDTQFTTEDLQELVNRFKAAVKKVTGKDFPTDPWEQLWGAVAAVFGSWNNPRAIYYRRMEQIPDEWGTAVNVQAMVFGNMGESSATGVAFTRDAATGEDVFNGEYLINAQGEDVVAGIRTPQEITKAGSLKWAALQGISEEERASKFPSLEETMPELYAQLNETQQKLEDHYSDMQDLEFTIQEGKLWLLQTRNGKRTGAAMVKIAVDMLEEGRIDEKTALLRVDAAKLDELLHPVFDTAAMKAANVLAKGLPASPGAATGQVVFFADEANKYPEAVLVRVETSPEDLEGMNIAKGILTARGGMTSHAAVVARGMGKCCVSGAGNVKINYKTRVMTIDGKDFKEGDWISLNGSTGEVYDGKVATMDPELSGNFAKIMDLSDKFTRMTVRTNADSPADAKVARDFGAQGIGLCRTEHMFFEGERIKVMREMILSKTEVDRRKALDKLLPYQREDFEGILEAMAGYGVTIRLLDPPLHEFVPHEEANQKEMADEMGISVEEVKALVEDLHEFNPMLGHRGCRLGNTYPEITEMQARAIIEAAVNLKQKGVDARPEIMVPLIGTVKELKLQADIIHATAKKVFEEKGYECDYMVGTMIEIPRAAVTADKVAEVAEFFSFGTNDLTQMTFGYSRDDAGKFLPIYIEKGILKNDPFQVLDQEGVGQVVKMGVEKGRSTKPDLKVGICGEHGGEPSSVMFCDSVGMNYVSCSPYRVPIARVAAAQANIK; from the coding sequence ATGACAAAACATGTATATACTTTCGGAGCCGGACAGGCAGAAGGTAAAGCAGACATGAAAAATCTTCTTGGAGGCAAAGGTGCCAATCTTGCAGAGATGAACCTAATCGGTGTACCTGTTCCTCCCGGATTTACAATTACAACAGAGGTTTGTACGATGTACAACGAAAAAGGTCAGCAAGCAACGTTCGACCTGATAAAACCAGAAGTTGAGGCCGCAGTGGCACTGGTTGAAAAACTTACAGAAACAGAATTTGGAAGCAAAGAAAATCCCTGTTTGGTTTCAGTTCGTTCAGGAGCAAGAGCTTCTATGCCAGGTATGATGGATACCGTTCTTAACCTGGGGATGAACGAAGATGCTGTTGTAGGAATCGCGAAAAAATCGGGCAACGAACGTTTTGCCTGGGACTCATACCGTCGATTTGTTCAAATGTATGGCGACGTAGTTATGGATATGAAACCTGCAAGCAAGGAAGAGCACGACCCGTTTGAAGAAATCATTGATCAGCTAAAAGAAGAAAAGGGTATTGCACTAGATACACAATTCACTACTGAAGACCTACAGGAGCTTGTTAACCGATTTAAAGCTGCTGTTAAGAAAGTTACCGGTAAAGATTTCCCTACTGATCCGTGGGAACAACTTTGGGGAGCTGTTGCCGCAGTATTTGGTAGTTGGAATAACCCAAGAGCTATTTATTACCGCCGAATGGAGCAAATTCCTGACGAGTGGGGAACTGCTGTAAACGTTCAGGCAATGGTATTTGGGAACATGGGCGAAAGTTCGGCAACGGGAGTTGCATTTACCCGCGATGCTGCAACCGGAGAAGATGTATTTAATGGTGAATACCTTATTAATGCTCAGGGCGAGGATGTAGTTGCCGGTATTCGCACACCACAGGAAATAACCAAAGCTGGTTCGTTAAAATGGGCCGCTCTTCAGGGTATTTCCGAAGAAGAACGTGCATCAAAATTTCCATCGCTGGAAGAAACAATGCCCGAATTATACGCTCAATTAAACGAAACACAGCAAAAACTGGAAGATCATTACAGCGACATGCAAGATCTTGAGTTTACCATTCAGGAAGGCAAATTGTGGTTACTGCAAACCCGTAACGGGAAACGTACAGGTGCGGCAATGGTAAAAATTGCTGTTGATATGCTGGAAGAAGGTAGAATTGATGAAAAAACAGCACTTCTGCGAGTTGACGCCGCGAAACTGGATGAATTACTTCACCCTGTTTTTGATACAGCCGCAATGAAAGCTGCAAATGTTTTGGCTAAAGGTTTGCCAGCATCACCAGGTGCTGCAACCGGACAAGTTGTATTCTTTGCAGATGAAGCTAACAAATATCCGGAAGCCGTTTTGGTACGTGTTGAAACATCGCCCGAAGATTTGGAAGGGATGAACATTGCCAAAGGTATTTTAACTGCTCGCGGAGGAATGACATCGCACGCTGCGGTTGTTGCACGAGGAATGGGAAAATGTTGTGTATCGGGTGCAGGTAATGTGAAAATCAATTACAAAACCCGCGTAATGACCATAGACGGGAAAGATTTTAAAGAAGGCGACTGGATTTCGTTAAATGGATCTACCGGTGAAGTTTACGATGGCAAAGTGGCTACAATGGATCCCGAATTGAGCGGTAACTTCGCAAAAATTATGGATCTGTCCGACAAGTTCACCCGCATGACAGTTCGCACGAATGCCGACTCTCCTGCCGATGCGAAAGTTGCACGCGACTTCGGAGCTCAGGGAATTGGCCTTTGCCGTACCGAGCACATGTTCTTCGAAGGAGAACGAATTAAAGTTATGCGCGAAATGATTTTGTCCAAAACCGAAGTTGATCGTCGCAAAGCACTAGATAAATTGTTGCCTTACCAACGTGAAGATTTCGAGGGAATTCTGGAAGCGATGGCCGGATACGGAGTAACTATTCGCTTGCTTGATCCACCATTACACGAATTTGTTCCCCACGAAGAAGCAAACCAAAAAGAGATGGCCGATGAAATGGGCATTTCTGTAGAAGAGGTAAAAGCGCTGGTTGAAGATCTTCACGAATTCAACCCAATGTTAGGGCACCGTGGATGTCGTTTGGGAAATACCTATCCTGAAATTACTGAAATGCAGGCACGTGCCATTATTGAAGCTGCAGTTAACCTGAAGCAAAAAGGTGTTGACGCACGTCCTGAGATTATGGTTCCACTTATTGGTACCGTAAAAGAATTAAAACTTCAGGCCGACATTATTCATGCTACTGCTAAAAAAGTTTTTGAAGAAAAAGGTTATGAATGCGATTATATGGTAGGAACAATGATTGAGATTCCTCGTGCTGCTGTAACTGCCGATAAAGTAGCAGAGGTTGCTGAATTCTTCTCGTTTGGGACAAACGACCTTACGCAGATGACTTTTGGTTACTCACGCGACGATGCCGGTAAATTTTTACCAATTTACATTGAGAAAGGTATTCTTAAAAATGATCCGTTCCAGGTACTCGATCAGGAAGGTGTTGGACAAGTTGTAAAAATGGGTGTTGAGAAAGGCCGTAGCACAAAACCAGATTTGAAAGTTGGTATTTGTGGCGAGCACGGAGGAGAACCGTCATCAGTAATGTTCTGCGACAGCGTTGGAATGAACTACGTAAGTTGTTCTCCGTACCGTGTACCTATTGCACGTGTAGCTGCTGCACAAGCTAATATAAAATAG
- the clpB gene encoding ATP-dependent chaperone ClpB, producing the protein MKSQEAIQQAFQIAQGNNQQAIETGHILRGVLHSAENVTGFLLKKLDVNLPVFTQALDQIIQSYPKVSGAEQYLSSGANQVLQKALGLAQEMGDQYVSVEHILIALLEVKDNTSRLMKDNGIAKKELKLAVEELRKGSKVDSQTAEDKFNSLNRFAINLNERARSGKLDPVIGRDDEIRRILQILSRRTKNNPILLGEPGTGKTAIAEGLAHRIVRGDVPENLKSKQVFSLDMGALVAGAKYKGEFEERLKAVVNEVVQSNDEVILFIDEIHTLVGAGKGEGAMDAANILKPALARGELRAVGATTLAEYQKYFEKDKALERRFQIVHVDEPDTLSAISILRGIKEKYENHHKVQIKDDAIIASVELSQRYISDRFLPDKAIDLMDEAAAKLRLEIDSVPEELDEIQRRVKQLEIEREAIKRENDTRKLNSLNEEISNLKEEQSQLRAKWQSEKSVIEAIQKKKEEIESYKFEAEQAEREGDYGRVAELRYGKVKEVEAGIEKLQSELEEMKKGENLIKEEVDTEDIAEVVARWTGIPVSKMLQSEREKLLHMEDELHNRVIGQDEAIVAVSDAVRRSRAGLQDEKRPIGSFIFLGTTGVGKTELAKALAEYLFNDENMITRIDMSEYQEKFSVTRLIGSPPGYVGYDEGGQLTEAVRHKPYSVVLFDEIEKAHPDVYNVLLQVLDDGRLTDNKGRTVNFKNTIIIMTSNLGSQIIQENYETMNDSNEFQVLEKTRNQLLEMLRKTIRPEFLNRIDETIVFTPLSKEDIKKIVRVQFDQIVKRLSASELKIELSEKANEWLSGVGYDPHFGARPVKRVLQKYVLNELSKRILSDKVDKAKPIVIDYENDSLIFTN; encoded by the coding sequence ATAAAATCGCAGGAAGCCATTCAACAGGCTTTTCAAATTGCCCAGGGAAACAACCAGCAGGCAATTGAAACTGGTCATATTCTTCGCGGAGTACTTCATTCTGCCGAGAATGTTACCGGGTTTTTACTAAAAAAACTGGATGTTAATCTTCCTGTTTTTACACAGGCACTCGATCAGATTATTCAGTCGTATCCGAAAGTTTCCGGAGCAGAACAGTATCTTTCATCGGGTGCGAATCAGGTATTGCAAAAAGCACTTGGTTTGGCACAGGAAATGGGAGATCAGTATGTTTCTGTTGAGCACATTTTAATAGCATTACTCGAAGTAAAAGACAATACCAGTCGTTTGATGAAGGACAACGGCATTGCCAAAAAAGAGCTAAAACTGGCTGTAGAAGAGTTACGGAAAGGATCGAAAGTTGATAGCCAGACGGCAGAAGACAAATTCAATTCTTTAAATCGTTTTGCGATAAATCTGAACGAACGCGCCCGCTCGGGTAAACTCGATCCGGTGATCGGGCGAGATGATGAAATTCGCCGGATTTTGCAGATTCTTTCGCGTCGCACAAAAAACAACCCGATTTTGCTAGGCGAACCGGGAACCGGAAAAACAGCAATTGCAGAAGGATTGGCACACCGTATTGTGCGTGGTGATGTGCCCGAAAACCTGAAATCAAAACAGGTATTTTCGCTTGATATGGGAGCTTTGGTTGCCGGGGCAAAATATAAAGGAGAATTCGAAGAACGATTAAAAGCTGTGGTAAATGAAGTGGTGCAATCGAATGATGAGGTAATTCTGTTTATCGACGAGATTCACACACTGGTAGGAGCAGGAAAAGGAGAAGGAGCAATGGATGCAGCCAACATCTTAAAACCTGCACTTGCTCGTGGCGAGTTGCGTGCGGTTGGTGCAACAACGCTGGCCGAGTACCAGAAATATTTTGAAAAAGACAAAGCGTTGGAGCGCCGTTTCCAGATTGTACACGTTGATGAGCCGGACACTTTAAGTGCCATTTCAATTTTGCGTGGTATTAAAGAGAAGTACGAAAATCACCATAAAGTGCAGATAAAAGACGATGCCATTATTGCGTCGGTAGAACTGTCGCAGCGTTATATTTCCGATCGGTTTTTGCCTGATAAAGCTATCGATTTAATGGATGAAGCTGCTGCAAAACTGCGTCTGGAAATTGATTCTGTTCCTGAGGAACTGGACGAAATTCAGCGCCGGGTAAAACAGCTGGAGATTGAACGAGAGGCGATAAAACGTGAGAATGATACTCGAAAACTTAATTCGCTGAACGAAGAAATTTCGAATTTGAAAGAGGAACAATCGCAGCTTCGTGCCAAGTGGCAATCCGAAAAATCGGTGATTGAAGCCATTCAGAAGAAGAAAGAAGAGATTGAATCTTACAAGTTTGAAGCAGAACAAGCCGAGCGTGAGGGAGATTATGGACGAGTGGCCGAGTTACGCTACGGTAAGGTAAAAGAAGTGGAGGCCGGGATTGAAAAGCTGCAGTCCGAGCTGGAGGAAATGAAAAAAGGTGAAAATCTGATAAAGGAAGAGGTGGATACAGAGGATATTGCCGAAGTTGTGGCCCGCTGGACCGGTATTCCTGTGTCGAAAATGTTGCAAAGCGAACGTGAAAAGTTGCTGCATATGGAAGACGAGCTGCATAACCGCGTAATTGGTCAGGACGAAGCTATTGTTGCTGTTTCTGATGCAGTGCGCCGTAGTCGTGCAGGGTTGCAGGACGAGAAACGCCCAATCGGATCGTTCATCTTTTTGGGAACAACCGGTGTTGGAAAAACGGAGCTGGCAAAAGCTTTGGCCGAATACTTGTTTAACGACGAAAACATGATTACGCGTATCGACATGTCGGAATACCAGGAAAAATTCTCGGTAACCCGTTTAATTGGTTCGCCTCCGGGATATGTGGGATATGACGAAGGCGGCCAGTTAACAGAAGCTGTGCGACACAAACCTTATTCGGTAGTGCTTTTTGATGAGATTGAGAAAGCACACCCTGACGTATATAATGTGTTACTTCAGGTTTTGGATGATGGCCGTTTGACCGATAATAAAGGGCGCACTGTAAATTTTAAGAATACAATTATTATAATGACTTCAAATTTGGGATCGCAGATTATTCAGGAGAATTACGAAACCATGAATGACTCGAATGAATTTCAGGTGTTGGAAAAAACGCGCAACCAGTTGCTGGAAATGTTGCGAAAAACCATCCGCCCGGAGTTTTTGAACCGTATTGATGAAACTATTGTATTTACACCGCTATCGAAAGAAGACATAAAAAAGATCGTACGTGTGCAGTTTGACCAAATTGTAAAACGTTTGTCGGCAAGTGAGCTGAAAATTGAGTTAAGCGAAAAAGCAAACGAGTGGTTGTCGGGTGTTGGATACGATCCGCATTTTGGAGCACGTCCGGTAAAACGAGTACTTCAGAAATACGTTTTGAATGAATTGTCGAAACGGATTCTTTCCGACAAAGTTGATAAGGCAAAGCCGATTGTAATCGATTATGAAAATGACTCGTTGATTTTTACCAATTAA
- a CDS encoding Hpt domain-containing protein, producing MNNTFQYIDISQLETLASGDNEFIKEMAEIFLEQIDEFVTNMSSYLQEKDWEKLAREAHTAKSSAMTFGMDNTGNLLKKIQLECEAGNLNDVPKMVEDAISQLEAATPEVKKLK from the coding sequence ATGAACAATACATTTCAATACATCGATATATCTCAACTAGAAACACTTGCTAGTGGCGACAATGAATTCATTAAAGAAATGGCAGAAATTTTTCTGGAACAAATTGATGAGTTCGTGACGAACATGAGTTCATACCTGCAAGAAAAAGACTGGGAAAAACTGGCACGCGAGGCACACACCGCAAAATCTTCGGCAATGACGTTTGGCATGGATAATACAGGAAACTTACTGAAGAAAATCCAGCTGGAATGCGAGGCAGGTAATCTGAATGATGTTCCGAAAATGGTTGAGGATGCAATCAGTCAATTAGAGGCTGCCACTCCTGAAGTGAAGAAACTAAAGTAA
- the gcvT gene encoding glycine cleavage system aminomethyltransferase GcvT gives MKTTAFNSIHKKLGAKLVEFAGYEMPIEYSGIKDEHMTVRESVGVFDVSHMGEFWVKGPKALDLVAKITSNDPRFLTLGQAQYSCFPNGKGGIVDDLLVYYYEPEKYMLVVNAANIEKDWNWVVQQNEEIGAELENASDEISQLAIQGPKATEILQKLTDVNLSEIKFYTFVTGKFAGVDEVIISATGYTGAGGFELYFRNDVAEQIWEAIFEAGAEAGIKPIGLAARDTLRLEMGYCLYGNDIDDTTSPLEAGLGWITKFNNGRKFIDREFLTMQKNEGLTRRLRGFVLTGRGIPRHGYELVNSEGETIGNVTSGTMSPVLNKGIGMGYVAKEYSAFGTSIFVKIRNKVIPAEIVKFPFI, from the coding sequence ATGAAGACAACTGCATTTAATTCGATACACAAAAAATTAGGCGCCAAATTGGTGGAGTTCGCCGGGTACGAAATGCCTATTGAATATAGTGGCATTAAAGATGAACACATGACCGTGCGCGAAAGCGTTGGTGTTTTTGATGTATCTCACATGGGCGAATTTTGGGTAAAAGGACCAAAAGCTCTTGACCTGGTAGCCAAAATTACATCAAACGATCCACGATTTCTTACACTTGGGCAAGCACAATACAGCTGTTTTCCGAACGGTAAAGGCGGAATTGTAGACGACCTGTTGGTGTATTACTACGAGCCGGAAAAATATATGTTGGTAGTTAACGCTGCCAATATTGAAAAAGACTGGAATTGGGTGGTTCAACAGAATGAGGAAATTGGTGCAGAATTGGAAAATGCTTCAGATGAAATTAGCCAGTTGGCTATTCAAGGGCCTAAAGCTACCGAGATACTCCAAAAATTGACCGATGTAAATCTTTCAGAAATAAAATTCTACACTTTCGTTACCGGTAAATTTGCCGGCGTTGATGAGGTGATTATTTCAGCAACAGGTTACACCGGAGCCGGTGGTTTCGAGTTATACTTCAGAAACGATGTGGCCGAACAAATCTGGGAGGCCATTTTTGAGGCTGGTGCCGAAGCCGGTATTAAGCCAATTGGTTTGGCAGCCCGCGATACACTTCGTTTGGAAATGGGGTATTGCCTTTACGGAAACGATATTGACGACACTACATCGCCATTGGAAGCCGGGTTGGGATGGATTACCAAATTCAATAACGGTCGTAAATTTATCGACCGCGAATTTTTAACCATGCAAAAGAACGAAGGTCTTACCCGCAGGTTGCGTGGTTTTGTGCTTACCGGAAGAGGAATTCCGCGCCATGGATACGAACTGGTAAATTCAGAGGGTGAAACAATTGGAAACGTAACCTCGGGAACCATGTCGCCGGTTTTAAATAAAGGAATTGGAATGGGATACGTTGCCAAAGAGTACTCGGCTTTTGGTACCAGTATTTTTGTAAAAATCCGTAATAAAGTAATTCCTGCAGAAATTGTGAAATTTCCATTTATCTAA
- the serC gene encoding 3-phosphoserine/phosphohydroxythreonine transaminase, translating to MKKHNFYAGPSILPEFTKEKTAEAAMNFAGTGLSVMEVSHRSKEFVAVMDEAVALVKELLKVPEGYSVLFLQGGASTQFLMAPYNLMDKKAAYLNTGAWSKKAIKEAKFFGEVVEVASSADTIYNYIPKGYEVPSDVSYFHYTSNNTIYGTQIPTPEVDVPLVADMSSDIFSRPIDISKYDLIYAGAQKNLGPSGATLVIVKDAALGKVERAIPTMLDYTTHINAGSMFNTPSTLPVFACLQTLIWLKENGGVEAIEQKNIEKAKVLYDEIDRNKLFQCTVTAEEDRSLMNVTFVMTPEYAEFEKEFLEFATAKGMLGIKGHRSVGGFRASIYNAMPVESIQALVDAMQEFEKMK from the coding sequence ATGAAGAAGCACAATTTTTACGCAGGACCTTCAATTCTGCCCGAATTTACAAAGGAAAAAACTGCTGAAGCTGCGATGAACTTTGCCGGAACCGGACTTTCTGTAATGGAAGTTTCGCACCGTAGTAAAGAGTTTGTTGCCGTTATGGACGAGGCAGTTGCTTTGGTAAAAGAATTACTTAAAGTGCCGGAAGGATATTCGGTTCTTTTCTTGCAAGGTGGTGCCAGCACACAATTTTTAATGGCTCCATATAACTTAATGGATAAAAAAGCAGCCTATTTAAATACAGGTGCATGGTCGAAAAAAGCTATTAAAGAAGCTAAGTTTTTTGGCGAGGTTGTTGAAGTTGCTTCATCGGCCGACACCATTTACAACTACATCCCAAAAGGTTACGAAGTACCATCGGATGTTAGTTATTTCCACTATACATCAAATAATACTATTTATGGAACACAAATTCCTACTCCGGAAGTTGATGTGCCGTTGGTAGCAGATATGTCTTCTGATATTTTCAGTCGCCCTATCGATATTTCAAAATACGATTTGATTTACGCAGGTGCACAGAAAAACCTTGGCCCATCGGGAGCAACTTTGGTAATTGTGAAAGATGCTGCACTTGGAAAAGTAGAGCGTGCAATTCCAACCATGTTGGATTACACTACCCACATTAATGCAGGATCAATGTTTAATACTCCTTCAACGCTTCCTGTTTTCGCCTGTTTACAAACCTTGATTTGGTTGAAAGAGAATGGCGGAGTAGAAGCTATAGAGCAAAAGAACATTGAAAAAGCAAAAGTTCTTTACGATGAAATCGATCGTAATAAACTATTCCAGTGTACCGTAACGGCCGAAGAAGACCGTTCGTTAATGAACGTAACTTTTGTAATGACTCCGGAGTACGCTGAATTTGAGAAAGAGTTTCTGGAATTCGCAACTGCAAAAGGTATGTTGGGAATAAAAGGACACCGCTCAGTTGGTGGTTTCAGGGCTTCAATTTACAATGCAATGCCTGTTGAAAGTATTCAGGCTTTGGTGGATGCCATGCAGGAGTTTGAAAAAATGAAGTAA
- a CDS encoding NAD(P)-dependent oxidoreductase — protein MRKILIATEKPFAPVAVKKIRKIFEKAGYELQLLEKYTDKQELLQVIADADAAIIRSDKFDEEVLNAGKKLKIVVRAGAGYDNVDLDAATANNIVVMNTPGQNANAVAELAIGLAIMGLREQFSGKPGGEMHGRTLGLHGFGYVARNVFRIARAMGMKVIVYTRYSKGAAAAIGLKVAKSLEDLYEKSDIVSIHVPARGEHIKSVSAEVLSHLKDGSILVNTARKEVINEPDLVACMEEKPGIKYMSDLTPDCEAEFEEKFPGRFFFTPKKAGAQTAEANLNAGLAAAQQIVDFFENDDTTHQVNK, from the coding sequence ATGAGAAAAATCTTAATAGCTACAGAAAAACCATTTGCTCCGGTTGCTGTAAAAAAAATCAGGAAAATTTTTGAAAAAGCCGGTTACGAGCTTCAGTTGCTTGAGAAGTACACCGATAAACAAGAACTGTTGCAAGTCATTGCCGATGCTGACGCAGCCATTATTCGAAGCGATAAGTTTGATGAGGAAGTACTAAACGCCGGTAAAAAACTAAAAATTGTGGTGCGGGCAGGTGCCGGTTACGATAATGTTGATCTTGATGCTGCTACAGCCAACAACATCGTGGTAATGAACACTCCCGGACAAAACGCAAATGCGGTTGCCGAATTAGCCATTGGATTGGCCATTATGGGATTACGCGAACAATTCTCCGGAAAACCTGGTGGCGAAATGCACGGACGCACACTTGGACTGCATGGTTTTGGTTACGTTGCCCGGAACGTTTTCCGCATTGCCCGTGCTATGGGAATGAAAGTTATTGTATACACCCGCTACAGTAAAGGCGCTGCCGCTGCAATCGGACTAAAAGTTGCCAAATCGCTGGAAGATCTGTACGAAAAAAGCGATATCGTTTCCATTCATGTTCCGGCGCGTGGCGAACACATAAAATCAGTAAGTGCCGAAGTTCTCTCGCATTTAAAAGATGGCAGTATTTTGGTGAACACCGCTCGAAAAGAAGTTATCAACGAACCGGATTTGGTAGCTTGTATGGAAGAAAAACCGGGAATAAAATATATGTCGGATCTTACACCGGATTGTGAAGCTGAGTTTGAAGAGAAATTCCCCGGAAGATTTTTCTTTACACCTAAAAAAGCCGGTGCACAAACAGCCGAAGCCAATTTAAATGCAGGGTTGGCAGCTGCACAGCAAATTGTCGATTTCTTTGAAAACGACGATACAACGCATCAGGTAAATAAATAG
- a CDS encoding DUF1015 family protein — MAIIKPFKGLRPQKEIVEELACLPYDVMNSEEAAVMAEGKEKSLLRITKAEIECPGVEDIHSETVYNKAVENFKAFQEKGWLQSDAEAKYYIYAQTMNGVTQYGIVGAAACADYENGIIKKHELTRPEKEEDRMVLTRYLNANIEPVFFAYKAVAEIDAIVDSIVKGKAADYDFTAEDGFGHHFWTIDDAETNVKLEQLFDEKVPFTYVADGHHRTAAAARIGAEKTSQNPNHKGDEEYNYFMAVHFPDNQLQIIDYNRVVTDLNGLSEIDFLAELSKGFDVENMGAEIFKPSALHEFSLYMAGSWYKLTAKEGTYDDSDPIGILDVTILSNQVLDPILDIKDLRTSKRIDFIGGIRGLEELKRRVDSGEMKAAFALYPVSMQQLINIADSGNIMPPKTTWFEPKLRSGLVIHKLD; from the coding sequence ATGGCGATAATAAAACCATTCAAAGGACTTCGTCCTCAAAAAGAAATTGTTGAAGAACTGGCATGTCTTCCTTATGATGTGATGAATTCGGAGGAAGCAGCTGTAATGGCTGAAGGAAAAGAGAAATCGTTACTTCGTATTACAAAAGCCGAAATTGAATGCCCGGGAGTGGAAGATATTCACTCCGAAACGGTGTATAACAAAGCCGTTGAAAACTTTAAAGCTTTTCAGGAAAAAGGTTGGCTGCAGAGCGATGCCGAAGCCAAATATTATATTTATGCACAAACCATGAATGGTGTTACCCAGTACGGAATTGTAGGTGCTGCTGCTTGTGCCGATTACGAAAACGGCATTATCAAAAAGCACGAACTTACGCGTCCGGAGAAAGAGGAAGACCGTATGGTGTTAACACGTTATTTGAATGCCAACATTGAGCCGGTATTTTTTGCCTACAAGGCAGTTGCTGAAATCGATGCGATTGTAGACAGCATTGTAAAAGGCAAAGCAGCCGATTACGATTTTACGGCTGAAGATGGATTTGGTCACCATTTCTGGACCATTGATGATGCCGAAACAAATGTTAAACTGGAGCAACTTTTTGACGAGAAAGTTCCGTTTACCTATGTGGCCGATGGTCATCACAGAACTGCTGCCGCTGCGCGAATTGGTGCGGAGAAAACATCGCAGAATCCAAATCATAAAGGAGATGAGGAATACAACTATTTTATGGCGGTTCATTTCCCGGATAACCAATTGCAGATTATCGATTACAACCGCGTAGTTACCGATTTGAACGGTTTATCGGAAATCGATTTCCTTGCTGAGCTATCGAAAGGTTTTGATGTAGAAAACATGGGAGCTGAAATTTTTAAACCATCGGCATTGCACGAGTTTAGCTTATACATGGCCGGAAGTTGGTACAAATTAACGGCTAAAGAAGGGACTTACGATGACTCTGACCCGATTGGAATTCTGGATGTAACCATTCTTTCTAACCAAGTGCTCGATCCGATCCTTGATATCAAAGATTTGCGTACTTCAAAACGTATCGATTTTATTGGAGGTATTCGTGGTTTGGAAGAGCTGAAACGCCGTGTTGACTCTGGCGAAATGAAAGCTGCTTTTGCACTTTACCCGGTTTCTATGCAGCAACTGATTAACATTGCCGACAGCGGAAACATTATGCCACCAAAAACAACCTGGTTTGAGCCCAAATTACGCTCGGGGTTGGTGATTCATAAGTTAGATTAA